In Paludibacter propionicigenes WB4, the genomic window TGATTGCGATGACGTGTTGTTGGTCAAAAACGGTTTGTTGACCGATGCTTCTTATTGTAATATAGCTTTATACGATGGAGAAAACTGGATTACTCCGTGTCTTCCTTTGTTGTATGGCGTAAATCGTGCGCAATTAATTACTGAAGGAAAGCTGATTGAAAAAGATATAAAACCGGTTGAGCTCATGAACTTTCAATACATCTGCTTGTTTAATGCTATGATAGAATTTGGTGAGTTGAAGTTAGAAATTTCAGCTATTCGACAATAAATATATTGAAATTATTAATTTGGCGGGTGTTTAATTCTGAATTGTAAGAAAAAATATCAAATTATTTTCACTTTGTATTTGCTGGTTTAAAAAAATGCCTTATCTTTGCAGCACTTTTAGAAAAACAAACAATGAACAAAAATTACTTACATATTCTCCTACTCGGTATTATTATTCTCTTGCAAAACAAGTAGAAGTGAGTTTGGTGTGTGTAATTAATTCAAATAATATATATAAGGCCTTCTCACTTCGGTGTGGAAGGCTTTTTTTGTAATTTCCTGCTCCTAAAGGGGAGTAAGGTTAGGTGATAGAAAATACAGATGTAAATTTAATAGCGGGACTCTTGTTTCCCTTTAGGGGTTAGGGGTCGATTTTAAAATAGAAGATTATGGATAGATTATTTATCTTTGACACTACATTACGCGACGGTGAACAAGTTCCCGGTTGCCAGTTGAACACCGTTGAAAAAATTCAGGTGGCCAAGGCACTAGAAAGTCTGGGTGTAGATGTTATTGAGGCAGGTTTTCCCATTTCAAGTCCGGGCGATTTTAATTCGGTGGTTGAAATATCGAAAGCAGTAACCTGGCCTACGATTTGTGCGTTGACACGCGGAGTACAGAAAGATATTGATGTAGCAGCCGAAGCACTCCAATATGCTAAAAATAAACGTATTCATACAGGTATCGGAACATCGGAGTTTCATATCAAGCATAAGTTCAATTCTACACAGAAAGAAATTCTGGAGCGTGCTATTGCTGCAGTAAAATATGCCAAAAAGTATGTGGAAGATGTTGAGTTTTATTGCGAAGATGCGGGACGTACAGACAATGTTTATTTGGCGCGTGTGGTAGAGGCTGTTATCAAAGCCGGAGCTACAGTGGTAAATATCCCCGATACAACAGGCTATTGCTTGCCTTGGGAGTTTGGCGAAAAAATCAAATTCCTGATGGAAAATGTAAACGGTGTGCATAATGCCATTATCTCAACCCACTGTCATAACGATTTGGGAATGGCTACTGCCAATACTATATCGGGTGTGATGAATGGTGCACGTCAGGTGGAAGTAACGATGAATGGTATTGGTGAGCGTGCCGGTAATACTTCGCTCGAAGAGGTGGCTATGATTTTGAAATGCCATAAAGGCTTGAACATCGAAACTCAAATCAATACGCAAAAGATTTATTCTACCAGTCGGCTTGTTTCTGGTTTGATGAATATGCCTGTACAGGCCAACAAAGCTATTGTGGGTCGCAATGCATTTGCGCATTCTTCTGGCATTCATCAGGACGGCGTGTTGAAAAACCGCGAGAGCTATGAAATCATGGATCCGAAAGATGTGGGTATCGACGAAAATTCTATCGTATTGACAGCCCGCAGTGGACGTGCTGCATTGAAACACCGGTTAAGTGTTTTGGGAGTGGATGTTGAAAACGGAAAATTGGACGTTATTTATGAGGAGTTTCTGAAATTAGCTGACAAGAAAAAAGATATTAACGATGATGATGTTTTGTTGATAGCCGGTCTAGAACGCAGCGAGAAGCAACGGATCAAACTAGATTATTTGCAAGTGACTTCAGGTGTGGGTGTTAAGCCGATTGCCAGTATCGGAGTCATGATTGCAAATGAGAAATTTGAAGCTGCAGCCACAGGTAATGGTCCTGTAGATGCTGCCATTAAAGCGTTGAAACAAATAATCAGACGTAAAATGACCCTGCAGGAATTTACTATCCAGTCGATGAATAAAGGTAGTGATGATATGGGAAAAGTACACATGCAGGTGGAATATGAAGGAGTGGTTTACTATGGATTTGGAGCCAATACCGATATCGTTGCTGCATCAGTTGAAGCTTATATTAATGCAATAAATAAATTTGTAAAATAAAAAATAGTCAATGGTCAACGGTCACCTGTCTCCGGTCTTTTACATGACCAACGACAGTTGTCTGATGACAGGAGACAGGAAACAAACGAGATGAAAACATTATTTGATAAAATCTGGGATGCTCATGTGGTATCTGCGGTAAAAGATGGTCCCACACAGTTGTATATCGACCGTCATTTTTGTCATGAGGTAACCAGCCCACAGGCATTCAACGGGCTTCGTGCCCGAGGACTGAAAGTATTTCGTCCTGAAAAAACAACATTAACGGCGGATCATAACACACCGACTATTGATCAGGATCAGCCGGTAAAAGATCCGATTTCAAAAAACCAGTTGGATACTTTTGCTAAGAATGCTGCTGAGTTTAATTTGCCGCTATTCTTTCCGTTGGGTCACATTAAAAATGGTGTAGTTCACATTATCGGACCTGAAAATGGTTTTACTCATCCGGGTGCAACTATTGTTTGTGGTGATAGTCATACATCTACTCATGGAGCATTTGGTGCAATCGCTTTCGGTATTGGTACCAGCGAAGTGGAAATGGTTTTGGCTACACAATGTATTCTTCAATCACGTCCGAAAACGATGCGTATAACCTTTAATGGTAAATTAGGAAAAGGTGTTACTGCCAAAGATTTGGCTCTTTATATGATTTCTAAACTTACAACAGGTGGTGCTACCGGATATTTTGTAGAATATGCAGGTGAAGCAATTCGCAATCTTTCTATGGAAGAACGTATGACCGTTTGTAACCTGAGTATCGAAATGGGAGCTCGTGGAGGAATGATTGCTCCCGATCAAACAACATTCGATTATGTAAAGGGTCGTGAGTTTGCACCAAAAGGAGAAGAGTGGGAAAAATCACTTGCTTATTGGAAAACATTGAAGACCGATGAAGGTGCGAAATTTGATAAAGAAATCACTTTTGACGCTGCTGATATTCAGCCTATGATTACTTATGGAACTAATCCGGGTATGGGAATGGGTATTACAGAATCAATTCCTACATTGAGTGAAGTTGACGAAGCCGGACGTATTTCTTTCCAAAAATCAATGGAATACATGGGTTTCCAACCAGGTGATAAACTGGAAGGAAAGAGCATTGATTATGTATTCTTAGGAAGTTGTACCAATGGTCGTATTGAAGATTTCCGCGCATTCACTGCTTATGTAAAAGGGAAGAAGAAAGCTGATAATGTTGTAGCGTGGTTAGTTCCGGGAAGCTGGATGGTAGAAAAACAGATTCGTGAAGAGGGCCTTTTGGATATTCTTACTGAAGCAGGTTTTGCTTTACGTCAACCGGGTTGTTCAGCTTGTCTGGCAATGAACGATGATAAAGTTCCTGCCGGAAAGTATGCCGTTTCAACATCGAATCGTAACTTTGAAGGACGTCAGGGTCCTGGTGCACGTACAATTCTTGCTGGTCCGTTAGTAGCTGCTGCTGCTGCTATTACCGGAAAAATAACAGATCCAAGAGCGTAATCTTTTAGAACGCAAATTCCACAAATAAACGCAAATAAGATAAAGATGGAAGAGTACGATGATTTGATTTCGAAGGAATTAATCGATATTATTCTGACTCAATTTTATAGGGTTTACAATGATTTAGGCTATGGATTTCTTGAAAGAGTTTATCAGAATGCACTCTATTTTGCTCTTGTAAACGAAGGTTTAAAGTGTGAGGTAGAGAAACCTATTAAGGTTTTTCATGATGGACATGTTGTTGGTGATTATCGTGCCGATTTATTAGTGGAAGACTGCGTAATACTGGAATTAAAAGCTTGCGAGGAAATTAATCCAGCTCATGAGGCTCAGTTGATAAATTATTTAAAAGCAACTGAAATTGAAGTTGGATATCTTCTGAATTTTGGAAAGAAAGCTAAGTTCAGTAGAAAAGTATATTCAAATAATAGAAAATTTCTTTAAATAAAATCAGAATTCAAATTTGCGTTTATTCGCGTTATTTGCGTTCAAATTAAATGAAAGATGGAAAAATTTATAACATTAACTTCATCTGTCGTTCCACTTCCAATTGAAAATGTGGATACAGATCAGATTATACCTGCTCGTTTCTTAAAAGCAACGAACAAAGATGGTTTTGGTGACAATCTTTTTGCCGACTGGCGCTACAATAAGGATGGTAGTCCTAAAGCTGATTTCGTTTTAAATAACTCAACCTATAGCGGATCAATTCTGGTTGCAGGTAAGAACTTTGGTTCAGGTTCCAGTCGTGAACATGCTGCATGGGCTATTGATGGATACGGTTTTAAAGTTGTGGTCTCGAGCTTTTTTGCTGATATTTTCCGTGGCAATGCTTTAAACAACGGTGTGCTTCCGGTGGTTGTTACTCCTGAATTTTTAGCTGAAGTGTTTTCGTGTGTCAATGCTGATCCGAAAACAACTTTGACTATCGATTTGAAAAATCAAACGGTTAGCAATAACGCTACAGGAAAATCTGAAACATTCGAAATAAATGCTTACAAAAAAGAATGTTTGCTCAATGGTTTGGATGATATCGATTATTTGTTGAGCAAAAAAGAACAAATCGAACAGTTCGAAAAAGCCAGAGTATAATAGGTTTTTAAATCTTTTTCAAGGTTATTTAGCTTGGAGAAGGTAAATTTTAATATCGAATTATGATAGAAATAATGGATACCACGCTCCGCGATGGAGAACAAACATCGGGAGTTTCTTTTGCTGCACAAGAAAAGTTGAGTGTTGCCCGGCTTCTGCTCGAAGAATTATGTGTTGACCGAATTGAAATAGCTTCTGCCAGGGTATCCGATGGCGAATTTGCCTCAGTAAAGCGTGTGGCTCAGTGGGCTCGTACTCATGGTCATATCGATCAAATTGAAGTACTTGGCTTTGTTGATGGACGAATATCGCTGGAATGGATTCAAAATGCTGGTTGTACTGTTATCAATCTGCTGTGTAAAGGCTCTTTAAAGCATTGCATACATCAGCTTAAAAAGGACCCAGAACAGCATGTTGCCGACATCAAGCAGTTGTTGGTTAATGCCGCAGAAATGGGTATAACCGTCAATGTTTATCTGGAGGATTGGTCAAACGGAATGCGTGAGTCGGAAGATTACGTGTATTTTATGGTAGATTCGTTGAAAGATGAAAATATCAAACGTTTTATGTTGCCCGATACACTGGGAATATTAAACCCGGCGGAGACGTTTGAATTTTGTCGAAAGATGATAAGTCGCTATCCTGATTTACACTTCGATTTTCATGCTCATAACGATTATGATCTGGCTGTAGCAAATGTTTTTGAAGCAGTTAAAGCCGGAGTTAAAGGACTTCATGTTACGGTAAATGGCTTGGGTGAACGTGCAGGTAATGCGCCTCTTTCAAGCGTATTGGCCGTGCTGCATGACCATTTGAAGGTACAAACGGAAATAAAGGAAGATAAAATAAATTCAGTCAGCAAAGTTGTTGAAACTTATTCCGGAATTCGTATTCCTCATAATAAACCGGTTATTGGCGAAAATGTTTTTACGCAGGTAGCGGGGGTTCATGCCGATGGAGATAATAAAAAGAACCTTTATTACAATGATTTATTGCCTGAGCGATTTGGACGTGAGCGTCAGTATGCGCTTGGAAAAACTTCCGGTAAGGCCAATATTCTCAAAAACTTGCAGCAATTGGGCATTGAACTCGACGACGAGATGATGCATCGTGTTACTGCCCGTGTAATTGAGTTAGGTGATAAGAAAGAAATGGTTTCGCTTGATGAGCTTCCTTATATTGTATCCGATGTGTTGAAAAATGAGCAGGAGGAGCAGGTTGTGAAAATAATCAATTATTCATTATCTTTGACTCAGGGTTTACGCCCAATGGCTTCTGTGAAAATGGAAATTAATGGAGCTCTTTATGAACAGTCGGCATCGGGTGATGGACAGTATAACGCTGTTTCTAAAGCTATGTGGAAAATTTACAAGAAACTGAACAAACCAACTCCCGAGTTGCTGGATTATGTGGTGGTTATTCCTCCCGGAGGACAAACCAATGCCTTTGTACAAACAATTATAACCTGGAGGTTTAAGGAAAGAGTTTTCAAAACGCGCGGTTTGGACGGCGATCAGACTGTAGCTGCCATTAAGGCAACCATAAAAATGCTCAACATCATCGACTAGCGTGTTATTGATACCCTTTTTGATTCAGTAAAAAGAAACAGAAAGTTATAAATACTAAAAAGGAAATGATCACGATTGCTGCCTTTTTCGTTTTTCTGAACTTCGAGCTATCTTTTACCGATTTAAAAATTGAAGTGGTTATTATTGAAATAAATGCCCCAACGGTAATAAGTACGTAAACCATTGTCTATATTAATTTATAAGTTTAATACTGCAAAGATAATAATTGTTGATTCATAATAGAAAAATATCTTCTTCAAATTAATAAAAATTCTTAAAATATAAGTAAAATATGTCTGAAACGTCAAAAAGTAGCATTGAGAATGGAATTTTTGCTACAAACTCTAAAAATCTTAATATCGCAGTTCTTCCTGGAGATGGAATCGGTCCTGAAATTGTAGAACAAGCGTTGAATGTAACTAAAGCTATCTGCAATAAATTCGGTCATACTCTAACATACGAATATGCAATCGTAGGTGCCTGTGCAATAGATTCTGTAGGAGAGCCCTATCCAAAGGCTACTCATGATTTGTGTATGAAATCTGATGCTGTATTGTTTGGGGCTATCGGTGATCCGAAGTATGATAACAATCCTGCAGCTAAAGTGCGTCCTGAGCAGGGTTTGCTAAAAATGCGTAAAGATTTAGGTTTGTATGCAAACATTCGTCCTGTAACTACTTTTCCATCGCTTATTCATAAATCACCACTTCGTGCTGATTTGGTTGATGGAGCCGATTTTATGTGTATCCGCGAATTGACAGGAGGTATGTATTTTGGTCGCCCGCAGGGTAGAAGTGAGGATGGTAATACTGCTTACGATACTTGTGTTTATACCAGAGAAGAGGTTGAAAGAATATTGCATTTAGCTTATAAATATGCTGGTCAGCGAAATAAGAAAGTAACTGTAGTAGATAAGGCTAATGTATTGGCAACTTCGCGTTTATGGCGACAGATTGCTCAGGAAATCGCACCGCAATATCCTGACATTGAGACTGAATATATGTTTGTTGATAACGCAGCTATGCGCATTATCCAATGGCCAAAGAGTTTTGATGTACTGGTTACAGAGAATTTATTTGGTGATATTCTTACTGATGAAGCCTCTGTTATCACCGGTTCTCTAGGAATGTTGCCATCGGCATCTGTAGGAATTCATACATCAGTTTTTGAACCTATTCATGGCTCATATCCTCAGGCTGCCGGAAAGAATATCGCAAATCCTTTAGCTACTATCCTTTCTGCTGCTTTAATGTTTGAATATGCATTTGGTATGATGGAAGAAGGTGCTTTGATTCGTGAAGCGGTAGCTGCCAGTATGGCTGCGGGCATTGTTACCGAAGATATTGCTGATAATGCAAAAGCCTATAAAACTTCTGAAGTTGGCGAATGGATTGTGAATTATATAGCAAAATAAGGATTTTTTATTTTCCTTACTTTTGAAATAAAAAAAAGAGAGCGGTAGTTTGTTATTTCAAACTGTCGCTCTCTTTTATAGGGTATTCTGATGAATGATCAAAGCTGTTGTTATTATTTTAATATCATAATAATAACCAAAAGAGTAAGCAAATAACTCGAAAAGAGTAGTATTGCTGTTTTGAAGAATGAACTGATAGATGCAGCTGTCATTAGTGAGAATTATAAATAAAAAATCTGTTGTTTTCCTCGGTTTCAAAAAGAAACGGGCTACAAAGGTATGTAAATTATCAATATGTAGTATCTTGTAGTATTATTTGGGTTAATTGTAGTAAATATCACATATTGACTAAATTTATTATTTTGATTTTGCCAGTTGTTGCTTTTATATAACTTTGCTAATAAATCATTCGTGTTCATATCTCTATGATAATTATATATTTATTCTCTAAACCTAGATTTCAAGGGTGTTTAACGGCTGTAGATATTTATTTTTATTAATGTAATGTTTTTTGTTTTCTTTAAAAATCCACTTCGGTTTAATATTTAAATAATAAGTTTAAATCAGTGATAATGATTTTGAGGTAATTTTAAATCAATGTTGCGTAAACAAAGATTAACTAATATCGAGAATAATATAACATATATTAGCATGTTGAATCTGGTTTTGACTTTTAAAATATCAAATAAAATAGATTCTGCGATATTCTTACAGAAATATAAATTACAGATGTCGTGAATAGTGTGCATTCTCTTATTATCTGTATAAAAAAATAGTCACCTGATTATGTATTCAGATGACTATTTATTTAATTTCTATTTGTAATCAGAGTAATAGTTTCTCTATGTCTGCTGCCAGTTCTTCAGGTTTGATGGCAGAGGCATATCTTTTAATCGGTTTTCCGTTTTTGTCAAGTAGAAACTTAGTGAAATTCCATTTTATGTCCCCGGTTCCGTTATCGGGCAATGAAGCCTTCAGATATTTGTAGAGCGGATCTGCATTTTCGCCATTTACATCTATTTTCATGAACATGGGGAAAGTAACATCATATTTTAATGTGCAAAACTTTGCGATCTCCTCAGCGCTACCCGGTTCCTGATTGCCAAATTGGTTGCATGGAAATCCCAGAATAACCAATCCTCTGTTCTTGTAAGTTTTGTACAGCTTTTCAAGTCCCTCGTATTGCGGCGTATATCCACATTTGCTGGCAGTATTGACTATTAGTACTACTTTCCCTTTAAAGGCTTTCATACTTACATTCTGGCCCTGTATATTAGTGCTTTTGAAACTGTAAAAATCTGTTGAAGTTGATTTTTCCTGTGCTTTCGTGGAAAATGCACCTATCAATAATAAGCATAGAATAATTGAATAATGTTTCATGATGAATTGGTTTTTGTTTATATGTTACTAAACAAGTTCTGTTGTTGTTTGTTCGCTCTCTTTGACCAGATTTATTATATCGTATAAACGATTTTTCAGATCCAAGGCTCGGGCTATTTCGGCATCGTTGGCTTTTATGTTTAATTTGCTGAGTAGGTTGGCCGGGATTTCTGCTGCTTTCGATTGCATATTGACTCCTTGCTCGCTGAGTTTGATTAAAACCTTCCGCTGATCTGCTTTGGATTGTGTGCGTATAAGTAGCCCCATAGTTTCCATTCTTTTAAGCAGTGGAGTTACGGTATTGGTGTTTAAGATGAGCTTTTCGCCTATTTCGTTTACAGTAAGCTCCTCGTGCTCCCACATTACCATTAGTACCAGGTACTGTGGATATGTAATACCAAGCCTGTCCAAATCCTGCTGATAAGCTCGTATAATAAGCCGAGATGCTGCATACAGCGGAAAGCATAGCTGGTTTTCCAGTTTAAGCTGATCGTAGTTCATTTGTCGTTTTCAATTTTTATTTCTTCAACAGGTCTTCAACGTGTTTGCGTAGTTTTTCGGGCGTTGTGACAGGGGCAAAGCGTTTGTACGGATTTCCATTTTTGTCAATGATGAATTTAGTGAAATTCCATTTGATATTGTTCCCAAAAGTTCCTTTTAATTCCTTTTTCAAGTAGGCATAAATGGGGTGGGTATTTTTACCGTTGACTTCTATTTTAGAAAACATAGGGAACGACACTCCGTAATTGATTAAACAGCCTTCCGAAATCTCTTTTTCTGTTCCCGGCTCCTGCTTTCCGAATTGATTGCAAGGAAAACCCAGAATGACTAATCCTTTGTCTTTGTAGTCTTTGTAGAGTTTTTCAAGACCTTCGTATTGTGGGGTAAGTCCACATTTACTGGCGGTGTTTACTACTATTATTACTTTGTCTTTGTAGTCAACCATGGCAATCTCTTTGCCTTGTAGGCTGGTTGCTGTAAATTGGTGAAAATTTGTATTCATGTTTTTTGTTGATTTATTGTTTTATATCGTTTGCGATACAAAAATACAATTTATATCGCACACGACATAAATGCGAATGCGATTTTAATAAATATTAATGTATCCGAGAGGGTAATTGCTTTATTTTTTGATTTTAGATAAAAGGGCAGGGTATAGATTTTCTTTTACCAGCCTGAAAGCAGGTTCTTTATGTAAGGCTTTTTCGTAGATCATTTTTGCAGCAGACAGGTTGTTCTGTTTTTCGTAGATTTTCCCTAGTGTAATCAAAATGTGTAAGTACAACCAGTTTTGATCGGCAGATTTAGATGACTCTATAAGATTTATGGCTTTAAGATAGACTTTTATGGCTTCGTTTTTGTCTCCTCCGAATAGTGCCGGTGCCTGAAACAGTGCATTGGCTTTATCTGTTACGGCTTGAACGTTGCGTGGGTCAGTATTGTAGGCTTTGCTGATACAGGACAGGCTTTCTGAACCCAATGATATAGACTTTAGTTTGTTGATACTCATCTCGAAACCTTTAAATGAACCTTTAAATGCCATGGCAGTTGCATTATTTGGCGAGTTTTTTAATACGTCGTTGATAATTTTTTGAGCAGCACTTATTTCCTTCTTTGCCAGTCCGTTCTTTTTTTGTCCGATAAGGTAGCCTACATATCCGTAGTAAAAATTTATCAGTTCAAGTTTTTGATCGATGCTTGCGGGTGGAGTATTGGTTTCAATGCTGTGTATCGTATTAGCCCAACTCGTCATGTCACTGTTGATATAGGCTTTGTAGATAATTTTCTGGTTGGCTGATTGGGCTGATGTAGTTTGAGCAACAAACAAGAAGGATATTGCGATTAAACTTGCTATAAATAGTTGAATGTCTGATTTTTTCATGTCTGATTTTTTGCTTGATATTAATCGGTATATAACAAAAAAGCCACTACGGTTCGTAGTGGCTTTGCTCTCCCTCTTGGACTTGAACCAAGGACCCTCTGATTAACAGTCAGATGCTCTAACCGACTGAGCTAAGGAAGAGTTTAATTGCGCATTATTTTCAAATGCAGTGCAAAAGTAATAGTTTTTTTGCAATGCTGCAATAGCAGCAGGAAAAGAATTCAAGCTTTTTAGGCGTTTCTGCCTTTTTTCAAAATAAAAAGAGTCGTGTTTCTACGACTCTTTTGCTCTCCCTCTTGGACTTGAACCAAGGACCCTCTGATTAACAGTCAGATGCTCTAACCGACTGAGCTAAGGAAGAATTTTATTGTACATTTTTTTTTGTCAAATGCGCTGCAAAAGTAATGGCTTTTCCTGAAATATGCAATATCTTTGCACGAAAAATACGGATTAATTTATGAAAAGAATATTAGGAATGGGTAATGCCCTGACAGACATTTTATTGCAAATAGACAATGATGAGGTTTTATCTTCGTTGAGTTTGCTAAAAGGCGGAATGCAGTTGATAAACACCGAAAGATCTGAAGAAATTAATGCTTCTGTGAGCCGTTTCGAAAAGAAAATGGCTACGGGCGGATCTGCTTCTAATACCATCAATGGCATTACACGCCTTGGCATGGCCGGTGGATTTGTGGGAAAAGTGGGAAAAGATGATATCGGCTTGTTTTTTACCAACGACTCTATTTATAACGGCGTAGAACCAAAACTATCGTTGAGCGAAACTCCGTCAGGTTGTTGTACGGTGTTAGTCTCTCCTGATGGTGAGCGTACACTTTGTACTTATCTGGGTGCTGCTTGCGAACTGGAAGCTGCCGATTTAACACCCGAGCTGTTTGCCGGATATGATATTTTCCATATTGAAGGATACTTGGTTCAGAATCACGATTTGATTCGTACTGCGGTGAAATTGGCAAAACAGGAAGGATTGAAAGTTTCTATCGATATGGCCAGTTACAATGTGGTGGAAGCGCATCTGGATTTTCTGCATGAGATTGTGCGCGAATATGTGGACATTGTTTTTGCCAACGAAGAAGAAGCACGTGCTTACACCGGCCACGAACCTGAGCAAGCGTTGAATATTATATCAGAACAGTGCGAAATTGCTATCGTGAAGGTAGGAAAAGAAGGCTCGCTTATAAAATCAAATAACGAGAAAGTGCGTATTAAACCTCGTAAAGCAAATTGTATTGATACTACCGGTGCCGGCGACTTGTATGCATCAGGTTTCTTGTTCGGATTGGCAAGCAATTATTCCCTCGAAGTTTGTGGAAAGATAGGATCGGTGGTTTCGGGCAATGTGGTGGAAGTGCTCGGTGCTAAAATGTCCGAAGAGGTATGGGAGAGCATTCATGAAGACATTAGGGAAATTGTTCTAGGTCGATAGTCTTTAGTAGGTAGTTATTAGTTTGTAGTCGGGTAGTAATGAGTCTGCAGTTTGTTGTGTTGGCTGTATAAGGCCAACTCTAATCAAAAAGACATTGCTTTGAATAAAAAACTCTTACCAACTAACAACTTCTTAGTAAAGAATCTCCACTACTAACTACCGACTACCCACTATTTACAAACTATTTGTCGATGTTTAACTCCATAAAATTATATTCTGCCATTGTACTGTCGATGGTTTTTTGGTCATTCTCGTTCATCTGGACAAGGGTGGCCATTCATTCGTTTCAACCCATGACATTGATAACTTTGCGTTTGATATTGGCTTCGTTGCTCTTGTTTGTGGTGCTGAAATCGACAGGTAGATTTCAGAAATTACGCCGTAAGGATGTAAAATGGTTTCTGTCACTGGCTTTTTTTGAGCCGTTTATATATTATGTGGGCGAAACCTACGGATTGACCATGGTAGAATCAACGCTGGCGGCGGTTATTGTCTCTACCATTCCGCTTTTTGCTCCGGTGGTTGCCTTTGTCGTGTTGCGCGAGCGGATAAGTTGGTCGAATATTGTCGGTATAGTTGTTTCGTTGATAGGCGTTTTCTTTGTGATTTATGAACCAACCGGCGGGCTCAAAGCCAATCCACAGGGAGTGGCTTTGCTATTTCTGGCGGTTTTTGCGGCTATCTGCTATGCCACGGTGTTGCGCAAAGTGCCGGATTATTACAATAATATGAGTGTGATATTCTATCAGAGCTTGCTCGGGTTATTGTTTTTTATTCCAACTTTTTTGGTAACGGATTACCCCACCATTCATACTCTGAGGGTGAGTGGAGAATCGTTGATAGCGTTGTTTATGCTATCGGTTTTTGCTTCTGTTATTGCGTTTGTATTGTTTGCCGGAGCAGTGCGCAAGGTAGGAGTGACCCGCACCAATGTATTTGTGAATCTTATTCCTGTTTTTACGGCCATTCTGTCGTGGGTAATTCTGGACGAAATACTTACCCTGAGCAAATGGATAGGAATTGTAATAGTGGTGGTAGGCCTGTTTGTAAGCCAATGGGGCAAAATCAAATTCAATAAAGAAGTAGAAGAAATTCTCTAAAAAAATAATTACCCGGTTTCATTTTGAAAATTATTTATACTAATTTTGTGTAAAGGAA contains:
- a CDS encoding glutathione peroxidase, which gives rise to MKHYSIILCLLLIGAFSTKAQEKSTSTDFYSFKSTNIQGQNVSMKAFKGKVVLIVNTASKCGYTPQYEGLEKLYKTYKNRGLVILGFPCNQFGNQEPGSAEEIAKFCTLKYDVTFPMFMKIDVNGENADPLYKYLKASLPDNGTGDIKWNFTKFLLDKNGKPIKRYASAIKPEELAADIEKLLL
- a CDS encoding MarR family winged helix-turn-helix transcriptional regulator; translated protein: MNYDQLKLENQLCFPLYAASRLIIRAYQQDLDRLGITYPQYLVLMVMWEHEELTVNEIGEKLILNTNTVTPLLKRMETMGLLIRTQSKADQRKVLIKLSEQGVNMQSKAAEIPANLLSKLNIKANDAEIARALDLKNRLYDIINLVKESEQTTTELV
- a CDS encoding glutathione peroxidase, yielding MNTNFHQFTATSLQGKEIAMVDYKDKVIIVVNTASKCGLTPQYEGLEKLYKDYKDKGLVILGFPCNQFGKQEPGTEKEISEGCLINYGVSFPMFSKIEVNGKNTHPIYAYLKKELKGTFGNNIKWNFTKFIIDKNGNPYKRFAPVTTPEKLRKHVEDLLKK
- a CDS encoding tetratricopeptide repeat protein; translated protein: MKKSDIQLFIASLIAISFLFVAQTTSAQSANQKIIYKAYINSDMTSWANTIHSIETNTPPASIDQKLELINFYYGYVGYLIGQKKNGLAKKEISAAQKIINDVLKNSPNNATAMAFKGSFKGFEMSINKLKSISLGSESLSCISKAYNTDPRNVQAVTDKANALFQAPALFGGDKNEAIKVYLKAINLIESSKSADQNWLYLHILITLGKIYEKQNNLSAAKMIYEKALHKEPAFRLVKENLYPALLSKIKK
- a CDS encoding adenosine kinase, whose protein sequence is MKRILGMGNALTDILLQIDNDEVLSSLSLLKGGMQLINTERSEEINASVSRFEKKMATGGSASNTINGITRLGMAGGFVGKVGKDDIGLFFTNDSIYNGVEPKLSLSETPSGCCTVLVSPDGERTLCTYLGAACELEAADLTPELFAGYDIFHIEGYLVQNHDLIRTAVKLAKQEGLKVSIDMASYNVVEAHLDFLHEIVREYVDIVFANEEEARAYTGHEPEQALNIISEQCEIAIVKVGKEGSLIKSNNEKVRIKPRKANCIDTTGAGDLYASGFLFGLASNYSLEVCGKIGSVVSGNVVEVLGAKMSEEVWESIHEDIREIVLGR
- a CDS encoding DMT family transporter; translation: MFNSIKLYSAIVLSMVFWSFSFIWTRVAIHSFQPMTLITLRLILASLLLFVVLKSTGRFQKLRRKDVKWFLSLAFFEPFIYYVGETYGLTMVESTLAAVIVSTIPLFAPVVAFVVLRERISWSNIVGIVVSLIGVFFVIYEPTGGLKANPQGVALLFLAVFAAICYATVLRKVPDYYNNMSVIFYQSLLGLLFFIPTFLVTDYPTIHTLRVSGESLIALFMLSVFASVIAFVLFAGAVRKVGVTRTNVFVNLIPVFTAILSWVILDEILTLSKWIGIVIVVVGLFVSQWGKIKFNKEVEEIL